From a single Methylacidiphilum kamchatkense Kam1 genomic region:
- a CDS encoding class I SAM-dependent methyltransferase, protein MSKTSFEFPFNPLHLFTFINDTRANHILKTAFQLHIFKILNNHKMTLREIANITGASLRGLSFFLDGLTALGLLEKDKESYQLSSLSKELLVEESQDYIGDFLQDSFLNEDWKMLTEAVLKGGPPEGVETQSKAEEFFPKLIRFLHILHRNPAVKAAQAIIGEATSSHTLEVLDIGCGSAVWSLAIALANKQTKVTAVDFPKVLAYTQAYVQRHGMEDRYEFLAGNIEEIEYPQKNFNLVIFGHILHSEGENKSRRLFKKIAKIIDTDGRIAILEFLPNRQRTEPIEAVLFGLRMLVNTKEGGIYSAEEYEEWLREVGFTKFSYYDIGYHSPLIVAAKK, encoded by the coding sequence ACCGCTTTTCAACTGCACATTTTTAAGATCCTTAACAATCATAAAATGACTCTTAGAGAAATAGCCAATATCACGGGAGCAAGCTTAAGAGGCCTTAGTTTTTTTCTGGATGGGCTTACGGCATTAGGCCTTCTTGAAAAAGACAAAGAAAGCTACCAACTTTCTTCCCTTTCCAAAGAGTTGTTAGTTGAGGAGAGCCAAGATTACATTGGTGATTTCTTACAAGATTCATTTCTTAATGAAGACTGGAAAATGTTGACCGAGGCGGTTCTCAAAGGAGGCCCTCCAGAAGGAGTAGAAACGCAAAGCAAAGCTGAAGAGTTCTTTCCAAAGCTGATTAGGTTTCTTCATATTTTGCATCGGAATCCTGCAGTAAAGGCAGCACAAGCAATTATTGGAGAAGCTACTTCTTCCCATACACTTGAAGTGTTAGATATAGGCTGTGGATCGGCTGTTTGGAGTCTTGCTATTGCCTTGGCTAATAAACAAACAAAGGTTACAGCAGTGGATTTTCCCAAAGTCCTTGCTTATACTCAAGCTTATGTTCAAAGACATGGAATGGAAGATCGCTATGAGTTTTTAGCTGGAAACATTGAGGAGATTGAATATCCTCAGAAAAATTTCAACCTTGTAATTTTTGGTCATATCCTCCATTCAGAAGGAGAAAACAAAAGCCGGAGATTATTTAAAAAAATTGCAAAAATTATAGATACTGATGGGCGAATTGCCATTTTAGAATTTTTACCGAACCGTCAGCGCACTGAACCAATAGAAGCTGTGCTCTTTGGACTACGCATGCTGGTAAATACAAAAGAAGGGGGTATTTATTCTGCAGAAGAATATGAAGAATGGCTAAGAGAAGTTGGATTTACAAAATTTTCTTACTATGATATTGGCTACCATTCTCCGCTGATAGTTGCTGCTAAAAAGTGA